A section of the Malania oleifera isolate guangnan ecotype guangnan chromosome 2, ASM2987363v1, whole genome shotgun sequence genome encodes:
- the LOC131147900 gene encoding histone H3.2 has protein sequence MARTKQTARKSTGGKAPRKQLATKAARKSAPATGGVKKPHRFRPGTVALREIRRYQKSTELLIRKLPFQRLVREIAQDFKTDLRFQSGAVAALQEAAEAYLVGVFEDTNLCAIHAKRVTIMPKDIQLARRIRGERA, from the coding sequence ATGGCTCGCACGAAGCAGACGGCAAGGAAATCCACCGGAGGGAAGGCCCCACGCAAGCAGCTGGCTACCAAGGCCGCAAGGAAGTCCGCTCCGGCGACCGGCGGAGTGAAGAAGCCCCACCGCTTCAGGCCGGGGACCGTGGCTCTTAGGGAGATCAGAAGGTACCAGAAGAGCACGGAGCTGTTGATCCGCAAACTCCCTTTCCAGAGGTTGGTTCGAGAGATCGCTCAGGACTTCAAGACGGATCTTCGGTTCCAAAGCGGGGCTGTTGCGGCGCTCCAGGAGGCCGCGGAGGCTTACCTTGTTGGAGTCTTCGAGGACACCAATCTCTGCGCGATTCACGCGAAGCGAGTCACTATCATGCCTAAGGACATCCAGCTAGCGCGTAGAATCCGCGGCGAGAGGGCCTAG